The Neobacillus sp. PS3-34 genome has a window encoding:
- a CDS encoding ABC transporter ATP-binding protein, translating to MEMHLGCKDLSVRFYNRSEKILSNVNLSIHKGEKVLIVGPSGSGKSTLISTLAGIIPEHMEAEVNGEVFLCKDVGVISQDPDTQFCMLHVDEEIAFSLENRSIPRSDMDKLISDLMDKVGLKIDKKTPIETLSGGMKQRLALACLLALEPEVLFFDEPTAQLDPLGRKEIFDLLNHLAHETNQTMVFVEHVLDGCIEWMDRVIIMNESGSIIGDGKPDEILAHFNSHMKEAGIWRPKLYPEKWMEVVHNASHPLSIKLSNLLETKSVIKTKENKKENILISTENVDIGYGKQAIITDINIKIHKGEWICIVGENGAGKSTFLKSLIGLEPIKKGKIHFQGIDLKKWSDQELFEKAGFVFQNPEHQFITDTVFEEIAFGGRQRNESDELTNAKTKHLLQEFGLESFHSAHPFTLSLGQKRRLSVATMLLFDQPLLLLDEPTFGQDEKTARELTKRLKKRRDAGTTIIMVTHDMDLVDDCSDLVVLFNKGKLTYHGTPYRLFSNQQLLRESELIPPLHYQLMHAREESKLYEC from the coding sequence ATGGAAATGCATCTGGGATGTAAGGATCTTTCTGTTCGTTTTTATAATCGATCTGAAAAAATACTGAGTAATGTTAATTTATCAATACATAAAGGGGAGAAAGTATTAATAGTGGGTCCTAGCGGCAGTGGGAAATCAACTTTGATTTCCACTCTTGCCGGTATTATTCCTGAGCATATGGAGGCAGAGGTAAATGGTGAAGTATTCCTCTGTAAAGATGTCGGTGTCATTTCCCAAGATCCTGATACCCAATTTTGTATGCTTCATGTGGATGAAGAAATAGCATTTAGTCTCGAAAACCGTTCTATTCCTCGAAGTGATATGGACAAATTGATTTCTGACTTAATGGATAAAGTAGGATTAAAGATAGATAAGAAAACACCAATTGAAACACTTTCAGGTGGTATGAAACAACGATTGGCATTAGCTTGTTTATTAGCACTAGAACCTGAAGTATTGTTCTTTGATGAGCCAACAGCCCAACTAGATCCTTTAGGCAGGAAAGAAATATTTGATTTACTGAATCACTTAGCTCACGAAACAAATCAAACGATGGTTTTTGTAGAGCACGTACTTGATGGATGTATTGAATGGATGGATCGTGTAATAATTATGAATGAGAGCGGTAGCATTATTGGTGATGGGAAGCCCGATGAAATTCTAGCTCATTTCAATAGTCATATGAAAGAAGCTGGTATTTGGCGGCCAAAGTTATATCCAGAAAAGTGGATGGAGGTTGTTCACAATGCCTCGCACCCGTTATCCATCAAACTTTCCAATCTATTAGAAACTAAGTCAGTAATAAAAACAAAAGAAAATAAAAAAGAGAATATTTTGATCAGTACTGAGAATGTTGATATTGGCTATGGGAAGCAAGCAATAATAACAGATATTAATATAAAAATACATAAAGGTGAGTGGATTTGCATCGTCGGCGAAAATGGGGCTGGAAAAAGTACCTTCTTGAAAAGTCTTATCGGGTTGGAGCCGATTAAAAAAGGAAAAATTCACTTTCAAGGAATTGACCTAAAAAAATGGTCGGATCAAGAATTATTTGAGAAAGCAGGCTTTGTTTTTCAAAATCCAGAACATCAATTTATAACCGACACAGTATTTGAGGAAATTGCCTTTGGAGGCAGACAAAGAAACGAGTCTGATGAGTTAACTAATGCAAAAACAAAACATCTGTTACAGGAGTTTGGATTGGAATCTTTTCACAGCGCACACCCTTTTACACTAAGTTTAGGTCAAAAACGGCGATTAAGTGTGGCGACAATGTTATTGTTTGATCAACCCTTATTATTGCTTGATGAACCAACATTTGGTCAAGATGAAAAAACAGCTAGAGAACTCACTAAACGCCTAAAAAAGAGACGGGACGCAGGAACAACCATTATAATGGTCACCCATGATATGGATTTAGTTGACGACTGTTCAGATCTGGTAGTTCTCTTTAACAAAGGTAAATTGACCTATCATGGGACACCATATCGGTTATTTTCGAATCAGCAGCTTTTACGTGAAAGTGAATTAATCCCACCACTTCATTACCAGTTGATGCATGCACGGGAGGAGAGCAAATTGTATGAATGCTAA
- a CDS encoding ECF transporter S component, with amino-acid sequence MNWKMKEVVLAVILAVACGVIYLGWSTLWIPISAIVGPVGAGFMFGIWVIASPIVAYIIRKPGAAFIAEVAAAAVELLTGSHFGLTALLVGVFQGIGSEIAFGIFRYKRYNLFTLMLSGALAAVGSMIYNLIANGFGYYTTKVFFVTLGIHVLSGIILGGLLAKVVVDSLAKTGVLEQYEIMKEKRKKEDVNGNASGM; translated from the coding sequence ATGAACTGGAAAATGAAAGAAGTAGTTCTTGCTGTTATTTTAGCAGTGGCCTGTGGAGTTATTTATTTAGGATGGTCTACGCTTTGGATTCCGATTTCGGCTATTGTAGGACCAGTAGGTGCTGGTTTTATGTTTGGAATTTGGGTAATCGCTAGTCCAATAGTCGCCTATATTATCAGAAAACCGGGGGCAGCGTTTATTGCAGAGGTTGCAGCTGCTGCCGTAGAGTTATTGACTGGAAGTCATTTTGGACTAACTGCCTTGTTAGTTGGTGTCTTTCAAGGAATAGGATCAGAAATTGCATTCGGGATTTTCAGATATAAACGCTACAACCTATTTACTTTAATGCTTTCAGGAGCACTTGCAGCAGTTGGAAGCATGATCTACAACTTAATTGCCAACGGGTTTGGATATTATACTACTAAAGTATTTTTTGTGACGTTAGGCATTCATGTATTAAGTGGTATTATTCTGGGTGGTTTATTAGCCAAGGTAGTAGTAGACTCACTAGCTAAAACAGGAGTTCTGGAACAATACGAAATTATGAAGGAAAAAAGGAAAAAGGAAGACGTAAATGGAAATGCATCTGGGATGTAA
- a CDS encoding phospholipase D-like domain-containing protein: MINQIPMDKWNETLKNGVKDFLNYYLSNGRIVNVVDGSEQAVDFAKAHIPFDDAVRIRQELGGIFTTQSELMTIPGVNHEVLEQFAYLVNELDLSKLNALAPQTTQNNQVDVYSNGPDCLKVILDEINKAERYIHLSVMLFFNDNSGNQVADALLNALARGVTVRVMVDYGITKFGYEKNLKVGEFKEISEKLKAAGGKVIDTFHICYDKDEWPEKRAELAAKGVPESSLSLQDYVQDAYTSNLQVINHRKFIVIDGITTVVGSLNIGDQYTFDTPITASKSTEVSGRKLGVPSNEDEWHDGCIRIKGAAAHSLNQIFSFQWTVLCGDVYDPEDPFYFPRADRNFGNEECTLFASFPGNPVNLIQQYYLSLITHVTDETIIVNPYLIDQSFWDRLKNIEDEEARHISICNPLYVNDHPTNLTAVKSNMYEPFEKGVAFYDYSHTGRFSHWKIAYDKRSNCVFHGSYNINERSACHDFELGVLVKSKNFAEKVKKVIDYDLSVSKKVTENKLFYKHPLLHPSTYIYKMTKNLS; the protein is encoded by the coding sequence ATGATTAATCAGATACCAATGGATAAATGGAATGAAACACTGAAAAATGGAGTGAAGGATTTTCTAAACTATTACTTATCGAATGGGCGTATAGTAAATGTAGTGGATGGGTCGGAGCAAGCTGTTGATTTTGCAAAAGCTCACATCCCTTTTGATGATGCTGTACGCATTCGACAAGAACTTGGGGGTATATTCACCACTCAGTCAGAACTTATGACAATACCCGGTGTAAACCATGAGGTCCTTGAACAATTTGCATACCTGGTCAATGAACTTGACCTTTCAAAATTAAATGCCTTAGCTCCGCAAACAACACAGAATAATCAGGTCGACGTCTATTCGAATGGACCTGATTGCCTAAAAGTAATATTAGATGAGATAAACAAGGCGGAACGCTACATCCATTTGTCTGTGATGCTGTTCTTTAATGATAATTCGGGCAACCAAGTAGCTGACGCTTTGCTGAATGCGTTAGCTAGAGGTGTGACTGTCAGGGTTATGGTGGACTACGGCATCACTAAGTTTGGATATGAGAAGAACCTTAAAGTTGGGGAATTCAAGGAGATTTCAGAAAAGTTAAAAGCTGCTGGAGGCAAGGTAATCGATACCTTTCATATTTGTTATGACAAAGACGAATGGCCAGAAAAAAGGGCGGAATTAGCTGCTAAGGGTGTTCCAGAAAGCAGCTTATCCCTTCAGGACTATGTTCAAGATGCATATACATCGAATCTGCAGGTAATCAACCATCGAAAGTTCATCGTCATTGATGGTATTACAACAGTAGTTGGCAGTTTGAATATAGGTGATCAATATACATTTGATACACCAATCACAGCCTCAAAATCTACAGAAGTTAGTGGCAGAAAGCTTGGTGTGCCAAGTAATGAGGATGAATGGCATGATGGCTGTATCCGCATTAAGGGAGCAGCAGCACACTCGTTAAATCAAATTTTTTCTTTTCAATGGACGGTACTTTGTGGGGATGTATATGATCCAGAAGATCCGTTTTATTTTCCGAGAGCAGATCGAAACTTCGGTAATGAAGAATGCACACTTTTTGCCAGCTTCCCAGGCAACCCTGTCAATTTGATACAGCAGTATTATTTATCTTTAATTACGCATGTAACAGATGAGACAATCATTGTGAATCCGTATTTGATAGATCAGTCATTTTGGGATCGTTTGAAGAATATCGAAGATGAAGAGGCACGTCACATATCAATATGCAATCCTCTTTATGTGAATGACCATCCCACTAATCTCACCGCAGTAAAAAGCAATATGTATGAGCCTTTTGAAAAAGGTGTAGCATTCTATGACTACAGCCATACGGGACGATTCTCACATTGGAAAATCGCTTATGATAAACGGTCCAATTGTGTGTTTCACGGTTCTTATAATATTAATGAAAGAAGCGCGTGTCATGATTTCGAATTGGGTGTGCTTGTAAAGAGCAAGAACTTTGCAGAAAAAGTAAAAAAAGTGATCGATTATGATCTTTCGGTTTCCAAAAAGGTCACGGAAAATAAATTGTTTTATAAGCACCCCCTTCTCCATCCAAGCACCTATATCTATAAGATGACGAAAAACTTATCATGA
- a CDS encoding DnaJ family domain-containing protein → MGNRDDHINNSLIDQITKNYNLDEDIKRHPGFGKPLPKNLLTGDIYSNFLNTAKNAGYLPTWISLQKEIREKIALTLNLIEKDSEKSKILISIDEINEKIKSYNNACPSNMQRGRISLENIAKQYEIWK, encoded by the coding sequence TTGGGGAATCGTGATGATCATATTAATAATAGTTTAATAGACCAGATCACAAAAAATTATAATCTGGATGAAGATATTAAGAGGCATCCGGGTTTTGGAAAACCACTTCCGAAAAATTTGCTTACTGGAGATATTTACAGCAATTTTTTAAATACTGCTAAAAATGCAGGTTATTTGCCGACTTGGATAAGCCTGCAAAAGGAGATAAGGGAAAAAATAGCTTTAACGTTGAATCTGATAGAAAAAGATAGCGAAAAATCAAAGATATTAATCTCCATTGATGAAATAAACGAGAAAATTAAATCGTATAATAATGCCTGCCCCTCAAATATGCAGCGTGGAAGAATAAGTTTAGAAAATATTGCGAAACAATATGAAATATGGAAATAG
- a CDS encoding DUF2332 domain-containing protein produces the protein MSLNINQLSESFKTFAKRECEGSSDLYEFLSLKIAEDDWLLELSSYAREGQPIPNLLLGAVHYLLLKGKNHVLREYYPSIVEHSKVVKESYIHFQSFCELYREEIISILQEKLVQTNEVRRCAYLYPTFSYIYNKTNRPLALIEIGTSAGLQLLWDKYSYSYLSNEVYGDHNSELRIIAEIRGEKTPKLLSKSPPVNHRFGLDLHINDVTNEEDSLWLNSLIWPEHYERRELFKQAIECIHNNRNEINLIEGDGVELLPHIVDQIPPEAVIGVFHTHVANQMPENTKYKLLEYVKEIGEKRDVFHLYNNMWDRDLHLDYFINQIEHNEIIGETDGHGRWFSWKL, from the coding sequence ATGTCCTTGAACATCAATCAATTGTCAGAATCATTTAAGACCTTTGCCAAAAGAGAGTGTGAGGGTTCAAGTGATTTGTATGAGTTTTTATCTTTAAAGATTGCTGAAGACGATTGGCTACTAGAGTTGAGTTCTTATGCCCGGGAAGGACAACCAATCCCCAACTTGCTTCTAGGTGCAGTCCATTATCTTTTACTTAAAGGAAAAAATCATGTTTTACGTGAATATTACCCTAGTATTGTAGAACATTCAAAAGTGGTTAAGGAATCTTATATTCACTTCCAAAGCTTTTGTGAACTTTATAGAGAAGAGATCATTTCAATTCTGCAAGAGAAATTGGTTCAGACGAATGAAGTGCGGCGCTGTGCCTATCTTTACCCAACCTTTTCCTACATATATAACAAAACGAATCGACCATTGGCACTTATTGAAATCGGAACAAGTGCAGGGCTTCAGCTTCTTTGGGATAAATACAGCTATTCTTATCTTTCGAATGAAGTATATGGTGATCATAACTCCGAGTTAAGAATTATTGCTGAAATCAGAGGAGAAAAAACGCCAAAGCTTCTTTCGAAAAGTCCTCCTGTTAATCATAGGTTTGGTTTAGATTTGCATATAAATGATGTCACGAATGAGGAAGATTCTTTATGGCTGAATTCACTTATTTGGCCAGAACATTATGAGAGAAGAGAACTATTTAAGCAGGCTATAGAGTGTATTCACAATAATAGAAATGAGATTAATTTAATTGAAGGCGATGGTGTGGAATTACTTCCCCACATTGTTGATCAAATTCCACCTGAAGCTGTTATTGGTGTTTTCCATACCCATGTAGCCAATCAAATGCCAGAAAATACGAAATATAAACTATTAGAATATGTAAAGGAAATTGGAGAAAAAAGAGATGTATTTCACCTCTATAACAATATGTGGGATAGAGACCTTCACTTGGATTACTTCATTAACCAGATCGAACACAATGAGATCATCGGGGAAACTGATGGACATGGCAGATGGTTTAGCTGGAAGCTCTAA
- a CDS encoding DUF445 domain-containing protein, protein MLKRTKKSQYLASGSLAVMGAGFLATIPFQQTLLGAILQGGFEAGLVGGLADWFAVTALFRHPLGIPIPHTALLPKNRKRITATIISMLENDWLTKESIREKITAIPFTERIFPLIEREKGSEAVKKTILSGIKQVIQHIDITQLAPLIEKELKTQISQLEVETYLPRAIDQITARKYDEKGLDYILNEVEEWANKETTKERLGRLAVDAIENIKADGFMQFALKSFSSLVNEEKLGNIIQSLIQKGVKSFRDPYNSNRETLLLSVQTKLENIKKDENMINELNKIKTQFVDGWEPEEKILDFFAKLQQRALEVVDREGFFEEYILPMITKALDSLKNDEEKMEGIENWIRKHAFQFVDKNHSKIGKLVEENLNKLDDPTLISMLENNVGKDLQWIRVNGAICGFLIGLVLVGIKAIF, encoded by the coding sequence ATGTTAAAACGAACGAAGAAATCACAATATCTTGCCAGTGGTTCACTTGCGGTAATGGGCGCAGGATTCCTGGCTACCATACCATTTCAGCAAACACTTTTGGGAGCCATTCTGCAGGGAGGCTTTGAAGCGGGTCTTGTCGGAGGGCTTGCCGACTGGTTTGCTGTTACAGCTCTTTTCCGCCATCCACTTGGAATTCCAATACCACATACCGCACTTTTGCCAAAAAACCGAAAGAGGATAACGGCGACGATTATTTCAATGCTCGAAAATGATTGGCTCACGAAGGAAAGCATTCGTGAAAAAATTACAGCCATTCCATTTACAGAGCGCATTTTCCCGCTGATTGAAAGGGAGAAAGGCTCTGAAGCAGTTAAAAAAACAATTCTTTCAGGGATTAAGCAAGTGATCCAGCATATTGATATTACACAACTGGCACCATTAATAGAAAAGGAATTAAAAACGCAAATTAGCCAGCTAGAAGTGGAAACCTATCTGCCTCGGGCAATCGATCAAATTACAGCCCGGAAATACGATGAAAAAGGATTGGACTATATTCTAAATGAAGTAGAAGAATGGGCGAATAAAGAAACTACTAAGGAACGTCTTGGCAGGCTGGCGGTTGATGCGATTGAAAACATAAAAGCAGACGGCTTTATGCAATTTGCTCTGAAGTCGTTTAGCAGTCTTGTAAATGAAGAAAAACTCGGAAATATTATACAGTCCCTTATACAAAAAGGGGTGAAGAGCTTCCGAGACCCATATAATTCAAACCGGGAGACTCTGCTCCTGAGCGTTCAGACTAAGCTGGAAAATATCAAAAAAGATGAAAATATGATCAATGAATTGAACAAGATAAAAACTCAGTTTGTTGATGGCTGGGAACCGGAAGAAAAAATCCTTGATTTTTTTGCAAAGTTGCAGCAGCGAGCCCTAGAAGTCGTGGATAGGGAAGGATTTTTTGAAGAGTATATTCTGCCAATGATAACCAAAGCATTGGACAGCCTAAAGAATGATGAAGAAAAAATGGAAGGAATCGAAAATTGGATACGCAAGCACGCTTTCCAATTTGTTGATAAAAACCATTCGAAGATTGGCAAATTGGTCGAGGAGAATCTGAATAAACTTGATGATCCAACGCTGATTTCCATGCTTGAAAACAACGTCGGAAAAGATCTGCAGTGGATCAGAGTTAATGGAGCGATTTGCGGATTTTTAATCGGGCTAGTGTTGGTTGGTATTAAAGCAATCTTTTAA
- a CDS encoding replicative helicase loader/inhibitor, which translates to MTKEEVIKILLQIEAVYPDFLTKNETVSCWFTFATVMDYAKVQARLFAHIRRSPYPPRLFQLTDITASDFPSVCGEEDMNNKQPILSWMDEYSLKA; encoded by the coding sequence ATGACAAAGGAAGAAGTGATTAAGATATTGCTTCAAATCGAAGCAGTGTATCCAGATTTTCTTACAAAAAATGAAACTGTAAGCTGCTGGTTCACTTTTGCCACAGTGATGGATTATGCAAAAGTACAGGCCAGGCTATTCGCCCATATAAGAAGAAGCCCTTATCCGCCAAGATTATTCCAGCTAACAGATATCACAGCTTCAGATTTCCCCTCAGTGTGTGGGGAAGAAGACATGAATAATAAACAACCGATTCTTAGCTGGATGGATGAGTACTCATTAAAAGCTTGA
- a CDS encoding YbdD/YjiX family protein, giving the protein MLKKLQAMLKHRKQFISLLVGVPSYEKYTEHMKETHPGQPIKSRKEFFCEAQEARYNGKGGKVSRCC; this is encoded by the coding sequence ATGCTTAAAAAGCTTCAGGCAATGCTGAAACACCGAAAACAATTCATCAGCTTGCTTGTCGGCGTTCCAAGCTATGAAAAATACACTGAGCATATGAAGGAAACCCACCCTGGGCAGCCAATTAAATCGCGTAAGGAGTTCTTCTGCGAAGCGCAGGAAGCCCGATACAACGGCAAGGGCGGTAAAGTTTCTAGATGCTGTTGA
- the galT gene encoding UDP-glucose--hexose-1-phosphate uridylyltransferase: MLKIHQEIQHLLKYGLMKKLFEAEDEVYVRNRILAILCLLDWQEAKPENPIPDLSEILNRILNWAYENGVLLSNTTTERDVLDTEIMNCMLPRPSEVIRKFKQHYKESPEKATTRFYELAVSSNYVRADRITKNIQWKTATPYGEFDITINLAKPEKDPKEIALIKSNAVSSYPKCLLCHDNEGYKGTLSLPARGNHRIIPISLSGEDWFLQYSPYVYYHEHCIVFSKEHVPMKICSKTFKRLLDFTEQFPHYFIGSNADLPIVGGSILTHDHFQGGRYSFAMEKAEVVDSVILNRFPSIKIGILNWPLSVIRIQGEKDDVGKAAEFIWRAWKEYSDAAVDVFPYSERTPHNTVTPIARRRGDLFEMDIVLRNNRTSGEFPDGIFHPHKQHHHIKKENIGLIEVMGLAVLPGRLTKELDQISEYLLSPVKREKWNPDLLKHWEWYQELQQKKYSNITRESVKKLIKREVGLKFQQVLENAGVFKQNEEGRRAFHEFFQFVKASLID, translated from the coding sequence ATGTTAAAAATTCATCAAGAAATCCAGCATTTATTGAAATACGGATTAATGAAAAAATTATTCGAAGCAGAAGATGAGGTTTATGTAAGGAACCGAATTTTAGCTATACTCTGCCTTCTGGACTGGCAGGAAGCCAAACCTGAGAATCCTATTCCGGACCTTTCAGAAATACTAAATCGGATATTGAATTGGGCTTATGAAAACGGAGTCTTATTATCGAACACAACTACTGAGAGAGATGTCCTGGATACGGAAATCATGAATTGCATGCTGCCTCGGCCGTCCGAGGTTATCAGGAAATTTAAGCAACATTATAAAGAAAGCCCAGAAAAGGCTACGACAAGATTTTATGAACTAGCCGTTTCTTCCAATTATGTCAGAGCAGACCGTATTACGAAAAACATTCAATGGAAAACGGCTACACCTTATGGTGAGTTTGATATCACGATAAATTTAGCCAAGCCAGAGAAGGATCCAAAGGAAATTGCATTAATAAAAAGTAATGCTGTCTCATCTTATCCCAAATGTCTTTTATGTCATGACAATGAGGGCTACAAAGGGACGCTTTCACTGCCTGCGAGAGGAAATCATCGCATCATTCCAATTTCTCTTAGTGGAGAGGACTGGTTTTTGCAATATTCACCTTATGTGTATTATCACGAGCACTGCATTGTTTTTAGTAAAGAGCATGTTCCTATGAAAATTTGTTCGAAGACTTTTAAGAGGCTATTAGATTTTACTGAACAATTCCCTCATTATTTCATTGGCTCTAATGCGGATTTGCCGATAGTCGGCGGATCTATTTTAACGCATGACCATTTTCAGGGCGGCAGATACTCCTTTGCCATGGAAAAAGCCGAAGTAGTCGATTCTGTCATACTGAATCGTTTTCCATCTATAAAAATCGGTATTTTAAACTGGCCGCTATCTGTTATTCGAATTCAGGGAGAAAAGGATGATGTAGGTAAAGCAGCAGAATTCATCTGGAGAGCCTGGAAGGAATATAGCGATGCCGCTGTAGACGTTTTCCCCTATAGCGAGAGAACACCGCACAATACAGTAACCCCTATTGCAAGAAGGCGGGGAGATTTATTCGAAATGGATATTGTGTTGCGAAACAACCGGACTTCGGGTGAGTTTCCAGATGGAATTTTCCATCCCCACAAGCAGCATCATCATATAAAAAAAGAAAATATCGGATTGATAGAAGTAATGGGTTTGGCTGTATTGCCAGGAAGACTTACCAAGGAGCTGGATCAAATCTCTGAATATCTGCTATCGCCTGTTAAACGAGAGAAATGGAATCCTGATCTGCTAAAACATTGGGAATGGTATCAGGAATTACAACAGAAGAAATACAGCAACATAACTAGGGAATCTGTCAAAAAATTGATTAAAAGGGAAGTAGGATTAAAATTTCAGCAGGTTCTTGAAAATGCCGGGGTATTTAAACAAAATGAAGAAGGCCGAAGAGCGTTTCATGAATTTTTTCAATTTGTAAAAGCTAGTTTAATAGATTAA